From the Armatimonadota bacterium genome, the window GCCCCCGCTGCGATGCCCAGACCGATAAAGGACTCGTGGAAGCCTCCATGCGTGCCCTTCTCCTCGCTACCCGCCATCGAGTAGAACAGCGACGACTGATAGAGCAGACCGATGCTCAATCCGAACAGCACCTGCGCCAGCAGATGCACCGCCAACGACGGCGCTAACATCATGCCCGCAAAACCCAGCATGGCGACGCCAAACGCCCCGAACAGCATCCCCGGTCGGTAATGCCAGCCGCTCCATCGGCGCAGCAGGTCAAAAGCCACCATACGCACATAAAACCACAGGCTGAACCAGCTGCTGGCGGTGGCGAAACTTAAACCAATGCGCTGAGCCACTAGGGGATTGTAGGTGACGATGACGTTGATCGCCACATACGCCATTGGGTTTGCCAGCCAGCCCAGCAGGCGGAAAGCTTGGCGTTGCTCTGGGGTGAGTTCTACTCCTTCGGGGTCTACCACAGTATGATGCTCGTCGGGGATGCTGTCGTAATCGGGCAGTACCCTCCACACCATGAACAGGTTGAACAGGTACAGCACCAGTGGCAGAATAAACATCGCCCGCAAGCCGAACGCGCTCATCAGCGGCGTGGTGATGAAGAAGGAAAAGCCGCTTGCCCCCGACCAGCCGAGGTTGTACATGCCCACCAGATGCTGCACGCGGTGCTGCGGCTCGCCGCGCGTGAGGGCGGCTTCGATGGCGGGCCAGATGAAGCCCTGAAACCCCGCCACCAGCACGGTAGCGACCACCATATTCCAGCCTTCAGGCAGCACGCATCCGGCAAGCGAACCCGCTATCAACCCTGTCAGTCCCAGTCTGAGTGAGGCACGGCAACCGTATCGCTCAATCACCCGCCCGCCCAGCACCGAGCCGATAGCAGTAAGCAAGCCTATCGTGATTTGCGTCAGTGCGATGGTGGAGGGGGTCCAGCCCAATGCACGTTTGGCATAATAGGGTTGGCCATACAGAACCATCGTGGTGGCGATGGACTGCCCCACCTGCACCGCCTGCAGATGCCATTTGGGAAGGGTTGCGGTTTCGGTGTTCATATATACTGCGGTTTCGCCAAGTGCCGGTCAAAAGCCTTCACCGCCACCTGCGGAACCAGCGCCTCAATCTGCTCTCGCGTGCAGAAGCCCGCGCCGAATACCGCCGCGTTCGCCGCGCCCGCCGCGACGCCCCAGCGAAGCACATCAGAGGGCGACATGCCTTGAATGAACGCATACAGCATCGCCGCCAGCATCGAGTCACCAGAACCCACCGCGCTCACGAACTTCACCTCCGGCGGTTGCGCGAACCACTCCCCTTCCGCGCTTACCCAAAGTGCTCCCTGCTTGCCCAGTGTGACCACTGCTATCTCTATCCCTTTCGCCAGCAGCTGGTGCGCCATTTGCCTCGCTTCGTCCACATCCGCCGGTTCGCGTCCGAAGATGGCGGATAGCTCCGCACGGTTGGGTTTCACCATCCAGGGAACAGCCTCCACCCCGTGCCTGAGCAACTCACCGCTGCTGTCTAGCACCACCCTGACACCCGCCTGATGCCCCAGGCGGATCACGCGCGCGTGAAAATCAGCGGGCACGCCCGGCGGCGCACTGCCGGAGAGGGTCACGTAAGCAAAACGGGGCAGCAACTGCGCCAGCTTCTCTTCCAGCACAGCCACCTCTTCAGGGTGGATAACCGGTCCGATTTCGTTCAGCTCGGTTTGCGTGCCCGCGATGGGGTCTATCACCGCCAGGCACACGCGGCTCTCACCCTGCGTCCAGACGAAGTCACCGGGAATGCCTTCTTGCTTGAGGCTGTCCAGAATGAACGCGCCGTTGTGACCGCCCAGAAAGCCTGTCGCCACCACCGGCACGCCCAACGTGTGCAATACCCTCGCCACGTTGATGCCTTTGCCACCGGCAACCACCCTGCCCGGCTCCACGCGGAACACTCTGTCCAGACAAAAACCCTCCACACGGTAGGTCTTGTCCACCGCCGCGTTGAGGGTGACCGTTAACACCGCTGCTCTCTGAATCATGGCACACCCAGTTCCCTCTGGATTAGCCTCTCCATCTCATCGAGCGGTTTTCCATCCGCCAGTATTTTGCCATCCTTCCCCACCAGAATCAGATGCGGAACGCCGACAATCCGATAACCGGAGAAGGTGTCGTGAGCTTCTGTATCACGCATCACCGGATATTTTACCCCCTTCTCACGGAGTGCCTGTTCAATCTGCTCCGGCTTGCCTGAAGCGTCGTGCACACCGATTACCATTAGCCCGTGAGGCGAATACCTCTCGTATACGCGGGCTACCTCCGGCAGCCCTGCCATACACCCTCCTCACCAGACTGCCCAGAAATCCAGCAACACGAGCTTGCCGCGCAAATTCTGCATGGTCAACGGCTCGGAGTTCCACCAGTGCGAGGCGAACAGCTCCGCTGCCGGCTTGCCTGTCATCGCAGGGCGCAGGCAAGCACGAAACTGTACGACCAGCACAATCAACAGCCCAAGTAATACCAGCAGACGCACTGCCTTCAAGCGGTCACCTCCTTCTCACGATGTAACAGCTCTTCCACCACAATCGGCACATCTTCTACAGAGACCTGATGCGGTTGTCTATCACGGCGCAGGCGCACTTCCAACAGCCCTTCAGACGCCGACCGTCCCACCACTACCTGAATGGGAATGCCTATCAAATCAGCGTCTTTGAATTTGACGCCCGCTCGCTCGTTGCGGTCATCCAGTAGAACATCGATGTCACGCTCTTGCAAAGACAAATACAACTTCTCTGCGATATTCCGATGCGTCTCCTCGGAAGGGTTCAACAGCAGAATCACCACCTCAAAAGGAGCAACCTCCGGGTACCATACCATCCCGTCGCTATCATGGTTCGCCTCCACCACAGCTGCCAGCACCCGAATCAGGTTCAACTCCCCCATCGTCACCAGCACCGGCTGCTGTGCCCCTTGAGGGTCATCATATAGCAGTCCGTATTCACCGCGCCCCTGATGTACCCGCCCCGCAAAGATACCCTGCTGCAAAACCAGTTCGCTACCACAGTGGGCACATCGGTCGCCGGCGGAAGCCATCCGCAGGTCTGCCCAAATCGGCTCGGCGAAATCGCGTCCCCAGCAAACGTGTACACGGTGCGCATCTGCCACATTCGCCCCCACCACAAAATCCTGCATGTGGCGTACTGCCCAGTCTGCAATCAATGGCACGCCCTCCAGCCCCACCGGTCCCGCGAACCCTACTGGAGCGCGGCTTACCGCCTCCACCCGCTCTGCAGACATCATGTGCGCTTCTCCTGCTCCCAGTGCGCGTTGCACTTTAGGCAGGCTCAGCTCGTGGTCGCCC encodes:
- a CDS encoding tagatose-6-phosphate kinase, whose translation is MIQRAAVLTVTLNAAVDKTYRVEGFCLDRVFRVEPGRVVAGGKGINVARVLHTLGVPVVATGFLGGHNGAFILDSLKQEGIPGDFVWTQGESRVCLAVIDPIAGTQTELNEIGPVIHPEEVAVLEEKLAQLLPRFAYVTLSGSAPPGVPADFHARVIRLGHQAGVRVVLDSSGELLRHGVEAVPWMVKPNRAELSAIFGREPADVDEARQMAHQLLAKGIEIAVVTLGKQGALWVSAEGEWFAQPPEVKFVSAVGSGDSMLAAMLYAFIQGMSPSDVLRWGVAAGAANAAVFGAGFCTREQIEALVPQVAVKAFDRHLAKPQYI
- the proS gene encoding proline--tRNA ligase, with product MRVAQFPFATLRDAPADASSVHERLLRRAGFVRKAEAGTYVFLPFGARVLRRMEDLLEKECEAAGFHRVITPLTGQVQAVIESARPWVRSWRCMPLRWYLLAQVRHEEVEPRGGLLEARETFRLQMWSFDADASSAGSVALIREVLLRACRRMGAAVIAGEADGWSLLVAVEGGEDVLLQCSSCAAAAAPEWYPLPPPENAAPSYETVPDAEVVHTPNLRTVEEVAQFLRVPPSRLVKTLLLEVDGKAVAALVRGDHELSLPKVQRALGAGEAHMMSAERVEAVSRAPVGFAGPVGLEGVPLIADWAVRHMQDFVVGANVADAHRVHVCWGRDFAEPIWADLRMASAGDRCAHCGSELVLQQGIFAGRVHQGRGEYGLLYDDPQGAQQPVLVTMGELNLIRVLAAVVEANHDSDGMVWYPEVAPFEVVILLLNPSEETHRNIAEKLYLSLQERDIDVLLDDRNERAGVKFKDADLIGIPIQVVVGRSASEGLLEVRLRRDRQPHQVSVEDVPIVVEELLHREKEVTA